One window of the Pieris brassicae chromosome 2, ilPieBrab1.1, whole genome shotgun sequence genome contains the following:
- the LOC123720141 gene encoding proton-coupled amino acid transporter-like protein pathetic isoform X4: MKKDDDSEPNKPKSEDIRGTNKISLVGSNVSQVVKTSPVESEDLDDISSLCTLHEELSEYLQKAETNVYGNAYDLYPGVETIYYDFTAERQNLYATNLVESTAHYVKGCLGAGLLGIHEGYMYGGLWASLGATVILGFLVPYCTYMLIRSAQSMYGRLRVPRLSYADLAEAAVATGPLIFFRRHSKACRYFVELLLFIEFNGTCCIFEIMIANTLKQVLEIISQTVKDWNLDISIYIIMTTIPLILLCLIRSLKYLAPFSLVADLFIATCVITSMYYSISVAASLSNVPAWKSVHGFLRFCGVCIYSIDGIGVSLPIENNMRRPQYFNVVLQCGTAIVVPLVAMVGFFGYWAWGEQCRTPITIHMPPENFCSPHLSGSHSLYISGYPSGLYGTTLVDNVKGERIFGNVYSEVFMSCYYHV, encoded by the exons ATGAAGAAAGACGAT GATTCAGAACCAAACAAACCGAAATCTGAA gatATCCGAGGGACAAACAAAATATCACTAGTTGGATca AATGTATCTCAAGTCGTCAAGACGTCACCTGTGGAATCC GAAGACCTTGACGATATATCATCCCTCTGCACGTTGCACGAGGAATTGTCTGAATATCTCCAGAAAGCTGAAACTAATGTGTACGGGAATGCATACGACCTGTATCCTGGAGTCGAGACCATATATTACGATTTCACGGCTGAGAGACAGAATCTTTACGCtacaaa TCTAGTGGAATCAACAGCACATTACGTAAAAGGCTGCCTTGGCGCTGGATTGTTGGGAATTCATGAGGGCTACATGTATGGAGGGTTGTGGGCTTCCCTCGGCGCCACAGTTATACTTGGATTTCTTGTGCCCTATTGTACATAT ATGTTGATCAGATCAGCGCAGAGCATGTACGGTCGACTGCGGGTGCCGAGGCTGTCATACGCAGACCTCGCAGAGGCTGCAGTCGCCACTGGCCCATTGATATTCTTCCGGCGACACAGTAAGGCGTGCAG GTACTTCGTAGAATTGTTACTGTTTATTGAGTTCAATGGGACATGCTGTATATTCGAGATAATGATTGCGAACACTCTCAAACAG gttttGGAGATTATATCACAGACTGTGAAAGATTGGAATTTGGATATAagcatttacataattatgacAACAATACCTCTAATACTGCTCTGCTTGATACGAAGTTTGAAGTACTTGGCACCTTTTTCTCTTGTTGCAGACCTGTTTATAG CTACATGCGTTATCACGAGTATGTACTACAGTATATCTGTGGCTGCGTCGCTAAGCAACGTTCCTGCATGGAAGAGTGTACATGGCTTCCTACGTTTCTGCGGTGTCTGCATTTATAGCATTGACGGCATCGGTGTATCATTACCAATTGAGAATAATATGAGACGACCGCAATACTTCAACGTTGTGTTACAATGCG GGACGGCGATTGTGGTACCCCTCGTAGCTATGGTGGGGTTCTTCGGCTACTGGGCGTGGGGTGAACAGTGTCGGACACCCATCACCATACATATGCCTCCAGAGAA TTTCTGCTCACCGCATCTCTCGGGGTCACATTCGCTGTACATTTCTGGGTACCCTTCAGGGTTATATGGCACTACATTAGTAGACAATGTAAAAg GCGAAAGAATATTTGGGAACGTATATTCCGAGGTGTTCATGTCATGCTACTATCATGTCTAG
- the LOC123720141 gene encoding proton-coupled amino acid transporter-like protein pathetic isoform X3: MKKDDDSEPNKPKSEDIRGTNKISLVGSNVSQVVKTSPVESEDLDDISSLCTLHEELSEYLQKAETNVYGNAYDLYPGVETIYYDFTAERQNLYATNLVESTAHYVKGCLGAGLLGIHEGYMYGGLWASLGATVILGFLVPYCTYMLIRSAQSMYGRLRVPRLSYADLAEAAVATGPLIFFRRHSKACRYFVELLLFIEFNGTCCIFEIMIANTLKQVLEIISQTVKDWNLDISIYIIMTTIPLILLCLIRSLKYLAPFSLVADLFIATCVITSMYYSISVAASLSNVPAWKSVHGFLRFCGVCIYSIDGIGVSLPIENNMRRPQYFNVVLQCGTAIVVPLVAMVGFFGYWAWGEQCRTPITIHMPPENIPIIMQFLLTASLGVTFAVHFWVPFRVIWHYISRQCKRRKNIWERIFRGVHVMLLSCLAIAFPNLSKWMSFLGNFFMGLVVFILPAFIDSMVSWNQPLVHTRMQTGRRLI, translated from the exons ATGAAGAAAGACGAT GATTCAGAACCAAACAAACCGAAATCTGAA gatATCCGAGGGACAAACAAAATATCACTAGTTGGATca AATGTATCTCAAGTCGTCAAGACGTCACCTGTGGAATCC GAAGACCTTGACGATATATCATCCCTCTGCACGTTGCACGAGGAATTGTCTGAATATCTCCAGAAAGCTGAAACTAATGTGTACGGGAATGCATACGACCTGTATCCTGGAGTCGAGACCATATATTACGATTTCACGGCTGAGAGACAGAATCTTTACGCtacaaa TCTAGTGGAATCAACAGCACATTACGTAAAAGGCTGCCTTGGCGCTGGATTGTTGGGAATTCATGAGGGCTACATGTATGGAGGGTTGTGGGCTTCCCTCGGCGCCACAGTTATACTTGGATTTCTTGTGCCCTATTGTACATAT ATGTTGATCAGATCAGCGCAGAGCATGTACGGTCGACTGCGGGTGCCGAGGCTGTCATACGCAGACCTCGCAGAGGCTGCAGTCGCCACTGGCCCATTGATATTCTTCCGGCGACACAGTAAGGCGTGCAG GTACTTCGTAGAATTGTTACTGTTTATTGAGTTCAATGGGACATGCTGTATATTCGAGATAATGATTGCGAACACTCTCAAACAG gttttGGAGATTATATCACAGACTGTGAAAGATTGGAATTTGGATATAagcatttacataattatgacAACAATACCTCTAATACTGCTCTGCTTGATACGAAGTTTGAAGTACTTGGCACCTTTTTCTCTTGTTGCAGACCTGTTTATAG CTACATGCGTTATCACGAGTATGTACTACAGTATATCTGTGGCTGCGTCGCTAAGCAACGTTCCTGCATGGAAGAGTGTACATGGCTTCCTACGTTTCTGCGGTGTCTGCATTTATAGCATTGACGGCATCGGTGTATCATTACCAATTGAGAATAATATGAGACGACCGCAATACTTCAACGTTGTGTTACAATGCG GGACGGCGATTGTGGTACCCCTCGTAGCTATGGTGGGGTTCTTCGGCTACTGGGCGTGGGGTGAACAGTGTCGGACACCCATCACCATACATATGCCTCCAGAGAA TATACCAATTATCATGCAGTTTCTGCTCACCGCATCTCTCGGGGTCACATTCGCTGTACATTTCTGGGTACCCTTCAGGGTTATATGGCACTACATTAGTAGACAATGTAAAAg GCGAAAGAATATTTGGGAACGTATATTCCGAGGTGTTCATGTCATGCTACTATCATGTCTAGCAATCGCCTTCCCGAATCTTAGCAAATGGATGAGTTTC CTGGGAAACTTCTTCATGGGGTTGGTGGTGTTCATTTTGCCTGCGTTCATAGACAGTATGGTGTCGTGGAATCAACCACTTGTTCACACGCG gatgcaaacgggcaggaggctcatctga
- the LOC123720141 gene encoding proton-coupled amino acid transporter-like protein pathetic isoform X5 produces MKKDDDSEPNKPKSEDIRGTNKISLVGSNVSQVVKTSPVESEDLDDISSLCTLHEELSEYLQKAETNVYGNAYDLYPGVETIYYDFTAERQNLYATNLVESTAHYVKGCLGAGLLGIHEGYMYGGLWASLGATVILGFLVPYCTYMLIRSAQSMYGRLRVPRLSYADLAEAAVATGPLIFFRRHSKACSISVAASLSNVPAWKSVHGFLRFCGVCIYSIDGIGVSLPIENNMRRPQYFNVVLQCGTAIVVPLVAMVGFFGYWAWGEQCRTPITIHMPPENIPIIMQFLLTASLGVTFAVHFWVPFRVIWHYISRQCKRRKNIWERIFRGVHVMLLSCLAIAFPNLSKWMSFLGNFFMGLVVFILPAFIDSMVSWNQPLVHTRLRLLKNLLIMSLGVTLCGGAIYSYD; encoded by the exons ATGAAGAAAGACGAT GATTCAGAACCAAACAAACCGAAATCTGAA gatATCCGAGGGACAAACAAAATATCACTAGTTGGATca AATGTATCTCAAGTCGTCAAGACGTCACCTGTGGAATCC GAAGACCTTGACGATATATCATCCCTCTGCACGTTGCACGAGGAATTGTCTGAATATCTCCAGAAAGCTGAAACTAATGTGTACGGGAATGCATACGACCTGTATCCTGGAGTCGAGACCATATATTACGATTTCACGGCTGAGAGACAGAATCTTTACGCtacaaa TCTAGTGGAATCAACAGCACATTACGTAAAAGGCTGCCTTGGCGCTGGATTGTTGGGAATTCATGAGGGCTACATGTATGGAGGGTTGTGGGCTTCCCTCGGCGCCACAGTTATACTTGGATTTCTTGTGCCCTATTGTACATAT ATGTTGATCAGATCAGCGCAGAGCATGTACGGTCGACTGCGGGTGCCGAGGCTGTCATACGCAGACCTCGCAGAGGCTGCAGTCGCCACTGGCCCATTGATATTCTTCCGGCGACACAGTAAGGCGTGCAG TATATCTGTGGCTGCGTCGCTAAGCAACGTTCCTGCATGGAAGAGTGTACATGGCTTCCTACGTTTCTGCGGTGTCTGCATTTATAGCATTGACGGCATCGGTGTATCATTACCAATTGAGAATAATATGAGACGACCGCAATACTTCAACGTTGTGTTACAATGCG GGACGGCGATTGTGGTACCCCTCGTAGCTATGGTGGGGTTCTTCGGCTACTGGGCGTGGGGTGAACAGTGTCGGACACCCATCACCATACATATGCCTCCAGAGAA TATACCAATTATCATGCAGTTTCTGCTCACCGCATCTCTCGGGGTCACATTCGCTGTACATTTCTGGGTACCCTTCAGGGTTATATGGCACTACATTAGTAGACAATGTAAAAg GCGAAAGAATATTTGGGAACGTATATTCCGAGGTGTTCATGTCATGCTACTATCATGTCTAGCAATCGCCTTCCCGAATCTTAGCAAATGGATGAGTTTC CTGGGAAACTTCTTCATGGGGTTGGTGGTGTTCATTTTGCCTGCGTTCATAGACAGTATGGTGTCGTGGAATCAACCACTTGTTCACACGCG ACTAAGATTGctcaaaaacttattaattatgtcCCTTGGAGTAACTTTATGTGGTGGTGCAATTTATTCTTATGATTaa
- the LOC123720141 gene encoding proton-coupled amino acid transporter-like protein CG1139 isoform X2 has product MKKDDDSEPNKPKSENVSQVVKTSPVESEDLDDISSLCTLHEELSEYLQKAETNVYGNAYDLYPGVETIYYDFTAERQNLYATNLVESTAHYVKGCLGAGLLGIHEGYMYGGLWASLGATVILGFLVPYCTYMLIRSAQSMYGRLRVPRLSYADLAEAAVATGPLIFFRRHSKACRYFVELLLFIEFNGTCCIFEIMIANTLKQVLEIISQTVKDWNLDISIYIIMTTIPLILLCLIRSLKYLAPFSLVADLFIATCVITSMYYSISVAASLSNVPAWKSVHGFLRFCGVCIYSIDGIGVSLPIENNMRRPQYFNVVLQCGTAIVVPLVAMVGFFGYWAWGEQCRTPITIHMPPENIPIIMQFLLTASLGVTFAVHFWVPFRVIWHYISRQCKRRKNIWERIFRGVHVMLLSCLAIAFPNLSKWMSFLGNFFMGLVVFILPAFIDSMVSWNQPLVHTRLRLLKNLLIMSLGVTLCGGAIYSYD; this is encoded by the exons ATGAAGAAAGACGAT GATTCAGAACCAAACAAACCGAAATCTGAA AATGTATCTCAAGTCGTCAAGACGTCACCTGTGGAATCC GAAGACCTTGACGATATATCATCCCTCTGCACGTTGCACGAGGAATTGTCTGAATATCTCCAGAAAGCTGAAACTAATGTGTACGGGAATGCATACGACCTGTATCCTGGAGTCGAGACCATATATTACGATTTCACGGCTGAGAGACAGAATCTTTACGCtacaaa TCTAGTGGAATCAACAGCACATTACGTAAAAGGCTGCCTTGGCGCTGGATTGTTGGGAATTCATGAGGGCTACATGTATGGAGGGTTGTGGGCTTCCCTCGGCGCCACAGTTATACTTGGATTTCTTGTGCCCTATTGTACATAT ATGTTGATCAGATCAGCGCAGAGCATGTACGGTCGACTGCGGGTGCCGAGGCTGTCATACGCAGACCTCGCAGAGGCTGCAGTCGCCACTGGCCCATTGATATTCTTCCGGCGACACAGTAAGGCGTGCAG GTACTTCGTAGAATTGTTACTGTTTATTGAGTTCAATGGGACATGCTGTATATTCGAGATAATGATTGCGAACACTCTCAAACAG gttttGGAGATTATATCACAGACTGTGAAAGATTGGAATTTGGATATAagcatttacataattatgacAACAATACCTCTAATACTGCTCTGCTTGATACGAAGTTTGAAGTACTTGGCACCTTTTTCTCTTGTTGCAGACCTGTTTATAG CTACATGCGTTATCACGAGTATGTACTACAGTATATCTGTGGCTGCGTCGCTAAGCAACGTTCCTGCATGGAAGAGTGTACATGGCTTCCTACGTTTCTGCGGTGTCTGCATTTATAGCATTGACGGCATCGGTGTATCATTACCAATTGAGAATAATATGAGACGACCGCAATACTTCAACGTTGTGTTACAATGCG GGACGGCGATTGTGGTACCCCTCGTAGCTATGGTGGGGTTCTTCGGCTACTGGGCGTGGGGTGAACAGTGTCGGACACCCATCACCATACATATGCCTCCAGAGAA TATACCAATTATCATGCAGTTTCTGCTCACCGCATCTCTCGGGGTCACATTCGCTGTACATTTCTGGGTACCCTTCAGGGTTATATGGCACTACATTAGTAGACAATGTAAAAg GCGAAAGAATATTTGGGAACGTATATTCCGAGGTGTTCATGTCATGCTACTATCATGTCTAGCAATCGCCTTCCCGAATCTTAGCAAATGGATGAGTTTC CTGGGAAACTTCTTCATGGGGTTGGTGGTGTTCATTTTGCCTGCGTTCATAGACAGTATGGTGTCGTGGAATCAACCACTTGTTCACACGCG ACTAAGATTGctcaaaaacttattaattatgtcCCTTGGAGTAACTTTATGTGGTGGTGCAATTTATTCTTATGATTaa
- the LOC123720168 gene encoding uncharacterized protein LOC123720168 yields the protein MSKFIQIKMIFHFICLFIAFQSITSVSGRLDSLLARLYNKAQSSHRPLIVILDNSYLKKSVLQPAHKPINPLITSSGEIRHVEAQEFLKLTGRPRMSTIPPSKRPVKHRNKFRALDDAQSPIVKSLLRISNDLRCDAKDDCVDECEVKFSGVKKRKCVFTCQITFECKQESDSCKGDECYPNSCQSDSCEPQQGSTKGYVMSSEKKCYKGRC from the exons atgtcaaaatttattcaaatcaaaatgatctttcattttatttgtttatttatcgcG TTTCAGAGTATTACTTCCGTTTCCGGACGTTTAGACAGCCTTCTCGCTCGGCTCTATAATAAAGCCCAAAGCAGCCACCGGCCCCTGATTGTCATCCTGGACAACTCttatttaaagaagagcgTTCTTCAACCAGCTCACAAGCCAATTAACCCGTTGATCACCAGTAGTGGAGAAATCAGACATGTTGAGGCGCAAGAGTTTCTAAAATTG ACTGGAAGACCCAGGATGTCAACGATACCACCATCAAAGAGACCCGTCAAACACAGAAACAAGTTCCGAGCGTTAGATGATGCTCAATCACCAATTGTCAAGAGTCTTCTACGCATCTCCAACGATCTACGATGTGACGCAAAAGATGACTGCGTCGACGAATGCGAAGTAAAATTCAGCGGTGTTAAGAAAAGGAAATGTGTTTTTACATGCCAAATAACATTTGAATGTAAACAGGAATCGGATTCATGTAAGGGCGACGAATGTTATCCAAATTCTTGTCAGTCTGATAGTTGCGAACCCCAACAGGGTAGCACTAAGGGTTACGTTATGTCTTCTGAGAAAAAGTGTTATAAAGGACGAtgttaa
- the LOC123720141 gene encoding proton-coupled amino acid transporter-like protein CG1139 isoform X1 — protein MKKDDDSEPNKPKSEDIRGTNKISLVGSNVSQVVKTSPVESEDLDDISSLCTLHEELSEYLQKAETNVYGNAYDLYPGVETIYYDFTAERQNLYATNLVESTAHYVKGCLGAGLLGIHEGYMYGGLWASLGATVILGFLVPYCTYMLIRSAQSMYGRLRVPRLSYADLAEAAVATGPLIFFRRHSKACRYFVELLLFIEFNGTCCIFEIMIANTLKQVLEIISQTVKDWNLDISIYIIMTTIPLILLCLIRSLKYLAPFSLVADLFIATCVITSMYYSISVAASLSNVPAWKSVHGFLRFCGVCIYSIDGIGVSLPIENNMRRPQYFNVVLQCGTAIVVPLVAMVGFFGYWAWGEQCRTPITIHMPPENIPIIMQFLLTASLGVTFAVHFWVPFRVIWHYISRQCKRRKNIWERIFRGVHVMLLSCLAIAFPNLSKWMSFLGNFFMGLVVFILPAFIDSMVSWNQPLVHTRLRLLKNLLIMSLGVTLCGGAIYSYD, from the exons ATGAAGAAAGACGAT GATTCAGAACCAAACAAACCGAAATCTGAA gatATCCGAGGGACAAACAAAATATCACTAGTTGGATca AATGTATCTCAAGTCGTCAAGACGTCACCTGTGGAATCC GAAGACCTTGACGATATATCATCCCTCTGCACGTTGCACGAGGAATTGTCTGAATATCTCCAGAAAGCTGAAACTAATGTGTACGGGAATGCATACGACCTGTATCCTGGAGTCGAGACCATATATTACGATTTCACGGCTGAGAGACAGAATCTTTACGCtacaaa TCTAGTGGAATCAACAGCACATTACGTAAAAGGCTGCCTTGGCGCTGGATTGTTGGGAATTCATGAGGGCTACATGTATGGAGGGTTGTGGGCTTCCCTCGGCGCCACAGTTATACTTGGATTTCTTGTGCCCTATTGTACATAT ATGTTGATCAGATCAGCGCAGAGCATGTACGGTCGACTGCGGGTGCCGAGGCTGTCATACGCAGACCTCGCAGAGGCTGCAGTCGCCACTGGCCCATTGATATTCTTCCGGCGACACAGTAAGGCGTGCAG GTACTTCGTAGAATTGTTACTGTTTATTGAGTTCAATGGGACATGCTGTATATTCGAGATAATGATTGCGAACACTCTCAAACAG gttttGGAGATTATATCACAGACTGTGAAAGATTGGAATTTGGATATAagcatttacataattatgacAACAATACCTCTAATACTGCTCTGCTTGATACGAAGTTTGAAGTACTTGGCACCTTTTTCTCTTGTTGCAGACCTGTTTATAG CTACATGCGTTATCACGAGTATGTACTACAGTATATCTGTGGCTGCGTCGCTAAGCAACGTTCCTGCATGGAAGAGTGTACATGGCTTCCTACGTTTCTGCGGTGTCTGCATTTATAGCATTGACGGCATCGGTGTATCATTACCAATTGAGAATAATATGAGACGACCGCAATACTTCAACGTTGTGTTACAATGCG GGACGGCGATTGTGGTACCCCTCGTAGCTATGGTGGGGTTCTTCGGCTACTGGGCGTGGGGTGAACAGTGTCGGACACCCATCACCATACATATGCCTCCAGAGAA TATACCAATTATCATGCAGTTTCTGCTCACCGCATCTCTCGGGGTCACATTCGCTGTACATTTCTGGGTACCCTTCAGGGTTATATGGCACTACATTAGTAGACAATGTAAAAg GCGAAAGAATATTTGGGAACGTATATTCCGAGGTGTTCATGTCATGCTACTATCATGTCTAGCAATCGCCTTCCCGAATCTTAGCAAATGGATGAGTTTC CTGGGAAACTTCTTCATGGGGTTGGTGGTGTTCATTTTGCCTGCGTTCATAGACAGTATGGTGTCGTGGAATCAACCACTTGTTCACACGCG ACTAAGATTGctcaaaaacttattaattatgtcCCTTGGAGTAACTTTATGTGGTGGTGCAATTTATTCTTATGATTaa